One window of Quercus robur chromosome 5, dhQueRobu3.1, whole genome shotgun sequence genomic DNA carries:
- the LOC126728223 gene encoding uncharacterized protein LOC126728223, producing MGLDKDTHDISIVFRAPQQLVGTQVFYNSIPLQCDNDANIMWGVIKRAGQFIGSDLYVTVHTVGFNVDGGSQYGSRVGEQESIPVTVVHPSVTPETSLPHNCQPWNGVAMDNTEDAEVLGSIHTHEDEGYTHRNEDIQTYLDEATEMDETRDVHEEFIDNNGPVENPELLDELQPENNPNHNPEWFTSNTWDDINDPSPSLETGLLSWKPGDEPSKGMLFKNKAAVQHALTMFSVGLNKKFKYMKSDPERLVVTCVHDACLWSIRAIYSKRHKLWMITTCKGPHTCSTLQVEYDGRMMDSKFIAITIESYVREDISRTVATLRSVLHAKHGHWASHYKVWDAKQKAVAAIYGGFDESYAELPRFLAALKDADPTTVTQLKCDHRSVPGTCTFNCAFWAFGPCIEGFKYCRPVISIDATHLYGKYKGKLLIAMATDANNEVYPLAFAVVESESKETWGWFLACLKRYVTDRTNLCIISDRHSGIKACFDDTRMTWLQPPQAHHRYCLRHVVSNVNTKWKIPELKNMVWRAASANQVRKFQATLDLIRNVKPAAHRYLENENKEKWTLAHDGGRRYGAMTTNLSECFNGVLKGARSLPITAMVRYTFFKVNSYFDARRNLALEQLEAGQEWCKYAMDRFEKHQAKAKDHMVTRMCTQAQLYQVDTPGNPLSNGGGQHTHRVDLRGMTCTCGKWEAYKMPCSHVIAICAKYKHDAQQFIDPCYSVSHRFHSYELVFQPLKDRLAWPDPEETRVVMPNPHLIRNKGRPKSTRIRNEMDENDRELPTSLWIENGPKSRCGLCGQEGHNRRTCPTRNVESTSGGAAS from the coding sequence ATGGGGTTAGACAAGGATACCCACGACATCTCCATTGTATTTCGGGCTCCGCAGCAACTAGTAGGTACCCAAGTGTTCTACAATTCAATTCCGTTACAATGCGACAATGATGCAAATATAATGTGGGGAGTGATAAAGCGGGCAGGGCAATTCATAGGTTCTGACTTGTATGTAACTGTCCACACTGTTGGGTTCAATGTCGATGGGGGTTCGCAATATGGCAGTAGAGTTGGAGAGCAAGAATCAATTCCTGTAACCGTTGTGCACCCGTCAGTTACACCCGAGACATCTTTGCCCCACAACTGTCAACCATGGAATGGGGTTGCTATGGACAATACTGAAGACGCCGAAGTGTTAGGGTCTATCCATACCCATGAGGATGAAGGATATACTCACCGAAATGAAGATATCCAAACCTACTTGGACGAGGCAACCGAAATGGATGAGACTCGAGATGTGCATGAGGAGTTCATTGATAACAATGGACCGGTAGAGAATCCAGAATTGTTAGATGAACTACAACCGGAAAATAATCCGAACCATAACCCCGAATGGTTCACGTCAAACACATGGGATGACATTAATGACCCATCACCTTCCCTAGAAACAGGTCTGCTGAGTTGGAAACCGGGGGACGAACCGAGCAAAGGGATGCTATTCAAGAATAAAGCTGCGGTTCAGCACGCGCTAACCATGTTCTCCGTTGggctgaataaaaaatttaagtacatgAAGTCAGACCCCGAGAGACTGGTTGTAACGTGTGTACACGATGCATGTCTGTGGTCAATTCGAGCTATCTACAGCAAAAGGCACAAGCTGTGGATGATCACAACATGTAAGGGTCCCCACACTTGCTCGACACTCCAAGTGGAATATGATGGAAGGATGATGGATTCGAAGTTCATTGCCATCACAATTGAGTCATACGTACGGGAAGACATTTCAAGAACAGTAGCAACCCTGCGTAGTGTTCTTCATGCGAAGCATGGCCATTGGGCGTCTCACTATAAGGTTTGGGATGCAAAACAGAAAGCCGTTGCAGCCATCTACGGTGGTTTCGATGAGTCATACGCAGAATTGCCTCGGTTCCTGGCAGCGTTAAAAGATGCAGATCCAACCACAGTGACACAGTTGAAGTGCGACCACCGTAGTGTGCCGGGAACTTGCACATTTAACTGTGCCTTTTGGGCTTTTGGTCCGTGTATAGAAGGGTTCAAGTATTGTAGGCCGGTGATAAGCATCGATGCAACGCACCTCTATGGCAAGTACAAGGGGAAGTTGTTGATAGCAATGGCAACGGATGCTAACAACGAGGTTTATCCACTGGCGTTTGCCGTTGTTGAGAGTGAGAGCAAGGAGACATGGGGATGGTTCTTGGCATGCCTGAAACGATATGTTACGGACCGGACAAATCTTTGCATCATCTCTGACCGACATTCGGGTATAAAAGCTTGCTTTGATGACACAAGGATGACTTGGTTACAGCCTCCCCAGGCCCATCACCGGTATTGCCTCCGCCATGTAGTTAGCAATGTGAACACAAAATGGAAAATTCCGGAGTTGAAGAACATGGTATGGAGGGCCGCAAGCGCGAATCAAGTTAGAAAGTTTCAGGCCACACTGGATTTAATTCGCAATGTCAAACCGGCTGCACACAGGTActtggaaaatgaaaacaaagaaaagtggACACTTGCACACGACGGAGGGCGTCGATACGGAGCAATGACAACCAACCTATCGGAGTGTTTTAATGGAGTACTGAAAGGTGCACGCAGCTTGCCAATCACGGCAATGGTGAGGTACACCTTCTTCAAAGTGAACTCCTACTTTGACGCTCGTCGTAATCTCGCTCTAGAGCAATTGGAAGCGGGTCAAGAATGGTGCAAGTATGCCATGGATAGGTTCGAAAAACACCAAGCGAAGGCAAAGGACCATATGGTGACACGGATGTGCACACAAGCACAGTTATATCAGGTTGACACACCGGGTAATCCTCTAAGTAATGGGGGCGGACAACACACGCACAGGGTTGATCTTCGGGGTATGACATGCACATGTGGAAAATGGGAAGCATACAAGATGCCGTGTTCACACGTAATAGCAATTTGTGCTAAGTATAAGCACGATGCGCAGCAGTTTATTGATCCTTGCTATAGCGTGAGTCATAGGTTCCATAGCTATGAACTAGTATTCCAACCGTTGAAAGACAGATTAGCATGGCCGGATCCGGAAGAAACTAGAGTAGTGATGCCCAATCCGCACCTGATCCGGAACAAAGGTCGGCCAAAGTCCACACGAATCCGCAATGAGATGGACGAGAATGATAGGGAGTTGCCGACCTCCCTATGGATCGAGAATGGACCCAAGTCAAGATGTGGGTTGTGTGGCCAAGAGGGGCACAACCGTAGAACATGTCCTACTCGAAATGTGGAGTCAACTAGCGGTGGAGCTGCATCATAG